TACCTCTTTCTGAACCTGTGAGGCCTTTTGCTCAGCCTGTCTCAGCTGGTCCCTCAGGGAGAAGATCTCCCCAACGCCTCCGTTCCAGCCGGTCGGTGTCACAGGCTTCCCATCAAATGAAATATTCTTCTGGATAGAGGCGTCGACCAGGCGACAGTTTCCAGACTGCGCCATGGTCATGTAGCTCTCTGTCATGACCTCGTCAGAGCCGGTTTGCATCTCCTTCCCCTCTGTGTCCTCCCCTGCGTCTTCCTCCTTCAGTGAGAGGTAGACActggagctgtgaggaggaCGGAAAGAAGTAAAAACAATGCAATAAAGTTTTAGTTTCATGATGTTGATAATCAAAGGTCAATGTTGTTTTATGTCAGAAAATATCAGAGAGCTAAGAGGGTATTCTTTGTATTATGACATCAGGAATGTCGACCTTTCAATACAGTGTACACACAATCTGATAAAGAATGTGGAAACTATATTTATTAGGCTTGGTAGCATGACAGATATTGTTtccccaggtgtgtgtgtgtactagtTTTGCGACCTATTTAGGACTTGTTCCAgcataaacgtgtgtgtgtgtgtgtgtgtgtgtgtgtgtgtgtgtgtgtgtgtgtgtgtgtgtgtgtgtggttcaggtattactcatgttatAGGGACCTACATCTGCTTACACAGctacattatggggacttgtcttccttacgGGGACAACAACATTGTCCTGATGACGGAAATGAAACAAAGTTTTAGGTGAGGACATGTGGACAGATTAAGTTTATGTTAAGGTTGGGATAAGGGTTACGGCTAAGGTTAGAGAAAgcctccaggaaatcaatgtatgTGAATGTCTGAGGACAGATTTTGTCACTGCGTCACATAAAACCTTTACAGTCGTGTAATTAAAGCTGAGCTCTATTAATGAACCATTGGTGCCAGCACTTCTGTCTGACTCCTCATATGACACAACAAACCATCAACCAGGACATGAGGTGAACTTCTGTGACAGTTGGTGTTAGTCCTGAGGTAATCCCCTCAAACTGATCCAGTAAGCACAAATAATGAATGAGTGGTCATTGGCCTCTCACCacgtcctctgtctctgcagcagctgcagcctctcACTGAGACGTCTGTTGTCCTCCTTCAGGGTCTGACACTCCTCCCTCAGCGTTCGGCACTCCTCCTTCAGCAGGTCCACGTCACCTGAGGGGAGGGTCAGAGATGAATATACTTTTAAAGGATGTCACTCAGTACAGCTCATCTTTTAATCTGACTGCTCAAGGTCTTCAAATCACTGCAGCAGGTACAGAACGACTCTCTTGCGGAGAGTTGGAGGAGAAACTCAACAACCCCTTTCTGTCAGATGAGAAGCCACAGCCAGTTATCTTagcataaatattattattattattatatctgcATGTTTAATCTGTACAAAACTGCACAAAGGTTATAATTCACAGTTGGTCTATTTCCTAATCTTGACCAAGATCTGTTGACAGGGTACGATTAGTTCAAAGACTGTTCCCTTAAAGCTGATCTTAGCTATGATTTACAGATTATTacaatttaatgaaataaacagaGACGTTCCACTCCCTTAGATGATGCTCCGCTGCAGAGCCCAGCGGTGACATCATGTGTTGGATGTGTGCCCCGCCCCCTACTGACATCATGTCCCTGTTATTCGTGTCCCTGGAAACTCATTGGAATATTGCATACCCAGCTCCTTATCCTAACCcaaaccatcacaactaaatgcctaaccctaaccttaaccaaacTCTAacccctaaaaccaagtcttaaacCTCAATCAGACCTTTGAAATGTGAGCACTGGCCAAAATGTCTCCACTTTCCCAAAATATCCTCACTCCTTAgatacaagtacacacattgGTAAATTCCTACCCTACAAACAGAGGACTTTCAGAATTTGCCAATCAAGTGTGGGCAGCTGTTTCAAGtaattttgagaaaaaaaagaaatgctgaATATTTGTTTTAGGTCTTCTCTAACAATGTAACTGGCTTTGTAATgggagacacacaaacctgaCCTCACCAGCCTACACTGGAACTGTCTGCGACAAGAATGTATACAAATGTCTTGTCATAGGTAGATCATATCCCCCAAAAAGTTTTAACCATTAAAACATTGTTGCTGTGAAAAAATATtcagaaaataaacatgtaGTGTTGCACTATGTTAGCACTAGAGTGGCCAAATTGCTATCTATCAATCTAGAAAAACCATCAAAGTATGGGATATATAACTATACAGTCGACATTAGCAGCTGTTTATGTAGTAGACTTTAAGTAGTGGTGGTTTTGTTGGTCCTTAGTATCAGTGGTGCAGTGTCTGGTTTGAATCCTGAGTGTTGTTAGTGCCTGGAGCATCAAAATTGAGGGTGGAGGTGGCTTTGATCTCTCCTGATTTACACGCAGAGAGGAGTAGGGGGATACGTGCTGGGGAACCAGGAGTGACTTACGTTTTGCTGCAACATTAGCAGAgaagaatgtgtgtatgtgtcaggcACAAAGCACAATTTAATAGTGGCCCTTTACTGTGTCTCTGCACTAACGTAAACCATGAGGTCGTCTGTTGGCGAGAtaagcaggaaaacacacactcattgccataatgcattcccttgccccttaccctaaccttcaaaataaaatgcctTACCCTTAActtaacctaattctaaccctcaaACCTCCCTTTGAAAAAAGTTAGGACCAGGCAGCCAAAATGTCCCCATTCCATAAGGTatatgctcaaaatggtccacacgcacacacacacacacacacacacaaacacacacacaaacacacacaccactccccATGCAATCACTTTATaaattataacatttattaCCTCCTAAAAATGATTAATGCTCTTGGCTGCAGGATGCTGAcatgatttgttttcataattGCAGCTATAAAGACTGATCATAGGCTGTTCCTGTTTGTAGTGAGCCGGACAAATTCCATAGTGTATGCACAGACACCAGGTCCTTGTGTAGCTGTTAACACAAGGTTTGAGGCTGAGGTGTAAAGCAAAGACTCAGCGTATTTTAACTCTGTTGTGCTGCAAGTCAAATATTGTTGAAACCACTTCCACTCTGCCTGTTTTCTTTCACATCCATCCATGTCTTTGTCTTCTGTTAATACATGgatctcctccctccatcctcctcatccctcaccctctctcctctcggCCTCCCTGCGCTGACTCTTCATGCTGATCTCGGCCCTCAGCGTGGTGATCTCCAGCTCGTACTCCAGCGTCTCCTCACTCAGGCGCTGAAGCTCAGCCCGCCGGCGACACAGCTCCTCCTGGAGAGAGGCAATgtcgttctccctctctcccgccGCCTCCTCTGCGGCCTGTTGCAGGAGGATCACCTCCTCCTGAGCCACGCGCAGCTCCTCCTGGGCCTCGGCCAGctcgctctccttctcctcctccaggctgtccatctcctcctgtaCTGAACGCAACTGGGCtgtagaggaggagaatggTGGGTTTTCTTAATGTTGCGTGGGTGGGAATGCAgcatcagtatgtgtgtgtgtggggggggggggggggtgctgatgTAACTGATGGTAACAAATTAGTTTCTATGGTCAGATTCCGATTATTAGTTTGAGGAAAGAAAACGCCTTTCTACTTttcacaataacaataataagtgccataaactataaaaaatatatatataagtctTGACATAGACTAACTATTGACCTACTTGACACATGTAATATGCaatatttgatttagatttctgATTCCATTATGATTTGGTGTGGGGGGAAATATCAATACAGCAATAAATCCTCATCCTCATgatatgtttaatttatttggtttatatactgtatatagttAAAATGTTTGCCTGTTTATGGTTATTTAACATTGGAATGATGGCGTATATATGATTGTcttgaaatatttaaattatcaCAGAATCGCTGATGATCACTGATGGCTTATCGTCATCACAGACCATGGATCGGGTATGTGAGTTACCCTGCGGTTCCTTCCCCTAGCACTGATACAGTAAGAGGAATA
Above is a genomic segment from Pleuronectes platessa chromosome 7, fPlePla1.1, whole genome shotgun sequence containing:
- the LOC128444375 gene encoding coiled-coil domain-containing protein 136 isoform X3, which gives rise to MDNEITAKERGVLEENNEKEEMDQERDREEDGEEKKQRDEEEEGEDKGREEQEPLTEEEELEELRAQVLQLLLELDDARETSNKHQETFNELQGLLEDERLASAHQAEAFTRQIQNLQAQLRSVQEEMDSLEEEKESELAEAQEELRVAQEEVILLQQAAEEAAGERENDIASLQEELCRRRAELQRLSEETLEYELEITTLRAEISMKSQRREAERREGDVDLLKEECRTLREECQTLKEDNRRLSERLQLLQRQRTCSSVYLSLKEEDAGEDTEGKEMQTGSDEVMTESYMTMAQSGNCRLVDASIQKNISFDGKPVTPTGWNGGVGEIFSLRDQLRQAEQKASQVQKECDGLKTELQELQVLYDSSQRERAELEEELQRCKAELEKLSGGDQTFIHPSEHPVLSIPFIGMIVIVAVVWCWLSELASQRVRGVR